In Streptomyces sp. NBC_00414, a single window of DNA contains:
- a CDS encoding alpha/beta fold hydrolase, with amino-acid sequence MVDTPRRRPRRAMRLRPVGDGELRLHHRVVHGYRRAYRMTGEGPALVLIHGIGDSSATWAGLIPDLARTHTVIAPDLLGHGASDKPRADYSVAAYANGLRDLLAALGVEQATLVGHSFGGGVAMQFAYQFPERTERLILVGAGGVGREVNPVLRAVSLPGAHLALSALQLPGMGFQARLFAHLMRLLDTDLGQDAPELLTLVDALPDATSRSAFIRTLRAVVDWRGQVVTMLDRCYLTEGMPTMLMWGDRDGVVPVRHAYGAHEAMPGSRLEIFEGAGHFLFHADPARFLSLVQEFTGTTSPADWSRERWSELLRAGRPGTAAGRPDTVRNRELERDLRAASERSAT; translated from the coding sequence GTGGTCGACACCCCACGACGGCGCCCGCGCAGGGCCATGCGGCTGCGGCCCGTGGGCGACGGGGAACTGCGGCTGCACCACCGCGTGGTGCACGGCTACCGACGCGCCTACCGCATGACCGGTGAAGGCCCGGCCCTCGTCCTGATCCACGGCATCGGCGACTCCTCGGCGACCTGGGCCGGGCTCATCCCCGACCTCGCCCGCACCCACACGGTGATCGCCCCCGACCTGCTGGGCCACGGCGCCTCGGACAAACCCCGGGCCGACTACTCGGTGGCCGCCTACGCCAACGGCCTGCGCGATCTGCTCGCCGCCCTCGGCGTCGAACAGGCCACGCTCGTCGGGCACTCGTTCGGCGGCGGGGTCGCCATGCAGTTCGCCTACCAGTTCCCCGAGCGCACCGAGCGGCTGATCCTGGTCGGCGCCGGCGGTGTGGGCCGCGAGGTGAACCCCGTACTGCGGGCCGTGTCGCTGCCCGGCGCCCATCTCGCGCTGTCCGCGCTGCAACTGCCCGGCATGGGATTCCAGGCCCGGCTGTTCGCGCACCTGATGCGGCTGCTCGACACCGATCTGGGCCAGGACGCACCGGAGTTGCTCACGCTCGTGGACGCGCTGCCCGACGCGACCTCGCGCAGCGCGTTCATCCGCACCCTGCGGGCCGTGGTCGACTGGCGCGGCCAGGTGGTGACCATGCTCGACCGCTGCTATCTCACCGAGGGCATGCCCACGATGCTGATGTGGGGCGACCGGGACGGCGTGGTGCCGGTGCGGCACGCCTACGGGGCGCACGAGGCGATGCCCGGCAGCCGGCTGGAGATCTTCGAGGGTGCCGGGCACTTCCTGTTCCACGCGGACCCGGCGCGGTTCCTCTCCCTGGTCCAGGAGTTCACCGGCACCACGAGCCCCGCCGACTGGAGCCGTGAGCGGTGGAGCGAGCTGCTCAGGGCCGGCCGGCCCGGTACCGCGGCGGGGCGGCCGGACACGGTCCGCAACCGTGAGCTGGAGCGGGATCTGCGTGCGGCGAGTGAGCGGAGTGCGACCTGA